One part of the Arthrobacter tumbae genome encodes these proteins:
- the dop gene encoding depupylase/deamidase Dop, which translates to MGTETEYGIIAPGVADANATVLSTQVVNAYAATLREGLGNLAGTRWDYTDEAPLSDARGWQMSRSVADSSQLTDEPAVLTAEQVALVDQGGSDPSEEVAVLMNLVLGNGARLYVDHAHPEYSSPEVTNPLDVVRWDRAGDVVGQRAMARIAATPGFAPVVLYKNNTDSKSVSYGSHENYLVPRSVPFGRIAAALIPFFVTRQVMCGAGRVGLGSLNQQPGFQLSQRADFFENEVGLETTVRRPIINTRDEPHAVAEKYRRLHVIIGDANLSEVSNYLKLGTTSLILSLIENELVPIPEIAEPVRELQAVSHDPSLRHLVTLTDGRRVTALDVQEMYLEAARSAVDAQGGGDAQTADVLARWESLLGTLRRDPMEAARQVDWVAKLKVLQAYRDRDSLDWKDPRLALIDLQYADLRPDKGIYYRLAARNAMERLVSDDDVVAAVTDPPTDTRAYFRGRCISSFPKEVVGASWDSIIFELPSQRRLQRIQTREPLRGTAALTEALFAGSRTAEEFVLRLQGGPEPSMAP; encoded by the coding sequence ATGGGAACCGAAACCGAATACGGGATCATCGCTCCCGGCGTCGCCGACGCGAACGCAACAGTGCTCTCGACACAGGTTGTGAACGCCTACGCTGCAACACTGCGCGAAGGTTTGGGGAACCTCGCAGGCACCCGCTGGGACTATACGGACGAAGCTCCGTTGTCGGACGCGCGTGGCTGGCAGATGAGCCGGTCCGTCGCTGATTCTTCCCAGCTCACCGATGAACCCGCCGTCCTCACGGCGGAGCAGGTTGCGCTTGTTGACCAGGGCGGCAGCGATCCTTCGGAAGAGGTTGCTGTGCTGATGAACCTCGTTCTGGGCAACGGGGCCCGGCTTTACGTGGACCATGCCCACCCCGAGTACTCAAGTCCGGAGGTGACGAATCCACTGGATGTGGTGCGCTGGGATCGTGCCGGAGATGTTGTCGGGCAGCGCGCGATGGCGCGTATAGCGGCAACGCCCGGCTTCGCACCGGTAGTCCTCTATAAGAACAACACGGACAGCAAGAGCGTCTCCTACGGGTCTCACGAGAATTACCTGGTACCCCGAAGCGTTCCGTTCGGCAGGATCGCCGCCGCACTGATCCCGTTCTTCGTGACCCGACAGGTCATGTGTGGAGCGGGACGGGTGGGTTTGGGCTCCCTCAATCAGCAGCCCGGTTTCCAGCTGAGCCAGCGGGCTGACTTCTTCGAGAATGAAGTCGGCCTGGAAACCACCGTCCGCAGGCCGATCATCAATACGCGCGACGAGCCGCATGCGGTCGCCGAGAAGTATCGCCGACTGCATGTCATCATCGGTGATGCGAATCTGAGCGAGGTATCCAACTATCTGAAGCTCGGCACCACCTCGCTGATACTGTCGCTGATCGAGAATGAGCTGGTTCCCATACCGGAAATTGCTGAACCGGTCCGCGAGCTGCAGGCAGTCAGCCACGACCCCTCCCTGCGCCATCTCGTCACACTCACCGACGGCCGACGGGTTACCGCTCTTGACGTTCAGGAGATGTACCTCGAAGCTGCGCGGTCTGCCGTGGACGCGCAGGGCGGCGGGGATGCGCAAACAGCGGATGTGCTTGCCCGTTGGGAGTCCCTGCTTGGAACGCTGCGCCGGGATCCCATGGAAGCTGCCCGTCAGGTTGACTGGGTGGCCAAGCTGAAGGTGTTGCAGGCATACCGGGACCGGGATTCCCTGGACTGGAAAGATCCCCGGCTGGCGCTGATCGACCTGCAGTACGCAGATCTCAGACCGGACAAGGGAATCTATTACCGGCTCGCGGCCAGGAACGCGATGGAACGCCTGGTGAGTGACGACGACGTCGTTGCGGCAGTCACGGATCCGCCCACGGACACCCGGGCCTACTTTCGCGGACGCTGCATCTCCTCCTTCCCGAAGGAGGTGGTCGGCGCGAGCTGGGATTCCATTATCTTCGAACTGCCGTCGCAGCGAAGGCTTCAGCGTATCCAGACGCGGGAACCCCTTCGCGGGACAGCCGCTTTGACGGAGGCCCTGTTTGCCGGTTCGCGGACGGCTGAGGAATTTGTCCTCCGGCTGCAGGGCGGTCCGGAACCCAGCATGGCACCATAG
- the tatC gene encoding twin-arginine translocase subunit TatC yields MALKEHLIEARNRLFKSAIALVVGTVVGFFIYNPVLEAMAEPVRNINEIDGRNAALNFDGVGSPFDLMIQISVFLGLVIASPVWLYQLWAFITPGLRVKERRIALGFIAVAVPLFIGGLYLAWLILPGAVRVLTDFTPEGFANLISVPVYITFLLRLMLAFGIAFLLPVVLFGLNLVGVIKGKQVLKSWRVTVFLICLFAAMAAPGGDAMSMFYLAVPLLLLFFVAIALCLINDKRRDKRNAARDADIEANADTASGIDAL; encoded by the coding sequence ATGGCGCTCAAGGAACATCTGATCGAGGCGCGCAACCGGCTCTTCAAGTCGGCCATCGCCCTCGTAGTGGGCACCGTCGTCGGATTCTTCATCTACAACCCGGTGCTCGAAGCGATGGCCGAGCCCGTACGGAACATCAATGAGATTGACGGACGAAATGCGGCGCTGAACTTCGACGGCGTCGGGTCCCCTTTTGACCTGATGATTCAGATCTCGGTCTTCCTCGGTCTCGTTATTGCCAGCCCGGTCTGGCTCTACCAGTTATGGGCCTTCATCACTCCGGGACTGCGGGTAAAGGAACGACGCATTGCGCTCGGCTTCATCGCTGTTGCCGTCCCGCTGTTCATCGGCGGCCTTTACCTGGCCTGGCTGATCCTGCCCGGCGCCGTGCGGGTGCTGACAGACTTCACGCCGGAGGGTTTCGCAAACCTCATTTCGGTTCCTGTGTACATAACCTTCCTCCTGCGCCTGATGCTCGCCTTCGGTATTGCCTTCCTCCTGCCTGTGGTGCTTTTCGGGCTCAACCTTGTCGGGGTCATCAAAGGAAAGCAGGTGTTGAAGTCATGGCGCGTCACCGTATTCCTGATCTGCCTCTTCGCGGCGATGGCGGCACCGGGAGGCGATGCCATGAGCATGTTCTATCTTGCCGTGCCACTGCTGCTGCTGTTCTTTGTGGCAATTGCACTCTGCCTGATCAATGACAAACGCCGCGACAAGCGAAACGCTGCGAGGGATGCAGATATTGAAGCGAACGCTGACACCGCATCGGGGATCGACGCACTCTGA
- the prcB gene encoding proteasome subunit beta, with protein MPEDAAATIGRAASTSFSDYIAAQNPAALPSARNAGNHAAGGADLAPHATTIVSLTYAGGVLMAGDRRATMGNIIASRHIEKVFPADMFSVLGIAGSAGIALDITRLFQVELEHYEKIEGTRMSLDGKANRLAAMIRANLPLALQGLAVVPLFAGFDTTRRIGRLFSFDVTGGRYEEQEHHSVGSGSVFARGALKKLWKPNLGEDEAVKVAVESLYDAADDDSATGGPDVVRQLWPVVYTVNGAGARRIPERTLAEAAEEIIASRSVSGREA; from the coding sequence CTGCCGGAAGACGCGGCCGCAACCATAGGCCGGGCCGCATCCACCTCTTTCTCCGACTACATAGCCGCACAGAATCCAGCCGCGCTTCCCTCTGCCCGCAATGCAGGAAACCATGCCGCCGGCGGCGCTGATCTAGCACCGCACGCCACGACCATCGTGTCGCTGACCTATGCAGGCGGCGTGCTGATGGCCGGTGACCGGCGCGCAACGATGGGAAACATCATTGCCAGCCGCCACATCGAGAAGGTTTTTCCGGCGGACATGTTCTCGGTCCTCGGGATTGCCGGAAGCGCTGGAATCGCACTCGATATCACGCGACTGTTCCAGGTTGAACTGGAGCACTACGAGAAGATCGAGGGCACACGAATGAGCCTCGACGGCAAGGCGAACCGCCTTGCCGCCATGATCAGGGCAAACCTGCCGCTGGCCCTCCAGGGCCTGGCCGTCGTTCCGCTTTTCGCCGGTTTCGACACCACCCGCCGAATCGGACGCCTTTTCTCCTTCGATGTCACTGGCGGCCGCTACGAAGAACAGGAGCACCACTCAGTTGGCTCCGGTTCCGTTTTCGCCCGCGGTGCACTGAAGAAGCTGTGGAAGCCAAACCTCGGAGAAGACGAGGCCGTGAAGGTGGCTGTGGAATCCCTGTATGACGCTGCAGACGATGACTCCGCGACCGGCGGTCCCGACGTCGTGCGGCAGCTCTGGCCCGTGGTCTACACGGTCAACGGGGCAGGAGCGCGGCGGATCCCCGAACGGACCCTGGCGGAAGCCGCCGAGGAGATCATCGCGTCGCGCTCGGTCTCAGGGCGGGAGGCTTGA
- a CDS encoding helix-turn-helix transcriptional regulator yields the protein MSAKRTERLLTLVMLLLSTRQGWTKEELFREIEQYEQAPTAAAREKLFDRDKATLREQGIPLESFTEDPLFDNDNASTRYRINADEYRLPGMSFTAAESAALTIAAGMWKEASLGSAASRALRKLQGRGVGAELSPPPPIDARIQTNEPFWDELWQATSARRAVRFGYRAASTGEERERRVQPWGMGSRFGHWYLVGFDLDRKAERWFRLSRMTTPPATQTAIYSVPPHFSMSASLATLNAEALGRRATVAVRTGTCHLLRTRPGANSTPRSGGWDTLEFSYADEGAAAREIASFGSNAEALSPEPLVAEVRRRLDGAARALRDAPPSYSFDGKAAKPASGRPTSSTEDRLLRLLDLVPYLLNHPGVEVAVAARDFGISPAQLITDVELIFVSGPRFYPDGLIDIQLEDDRIHISDPQFLGDPIRFGLDEVCALLVGLDALINLPGLPDDSAVRSAREKLRAGAGDAGRMNDSIATRITEDEVAPVLATVRAGIEQQRQLHLRYVVPARDEVTERFVEPLGAFLHQDAWYLDAWCHSAGGRRNFRLDRVQQVELTDLPATAKAETPSAIFDPTGAHSAVVLVLTPGAQWIVESYAAERTATTADGRVAAEIMVSTSAWLPGLVASLGGECSVAEPETERESALRFVEAALAVYAPRTGN from the coding sequence GTGTCAGCGAAACGAACGGAACGCCTGCTCACCCTGGTGATGCTGCTCCTGTCCACCCGCCAGGGATGGACCAAGGAGGAACTGTTCCGTGAGATCGAACAGTACGAACAGGCACCCACCGCTGCCGCACGGGAGAAGCTCTTCGACCGGGACAAAGCAACGCTGCGCGAACAGGGGATCCCGCTTGAGTCATTCACGGAAGACCCTTTGTTCGACAATGACAATGCGTCCACCCGTTACCGGATCAATGCCGACGAATATCGCCTCCCGGGGATGAGCTTCACAGCTGCGGAATCGGCGGCTCTCACCATCGCGGCAGGGATGTGGAAGGAAGCTTCGCTGGGTTCGGCGGCATCACGCGCGCTACGAAAGTTGCAGGGCAGGGGAGTAGGCGCGGAGTTGTCCCCGCCGCCTCCGATCGATGCCCGTATCCAAACAAACGAACCGTTCTGGGACGAGCTCTGGCAAGCCACTTCCGCGCGTCGAGCGGTTCGCTTCGGGTACCGGGCGGCAAGCACCGGGGAGGAACGGGAGCGCAGGGTGCAGCCGTGGGGAATGGGAAGCCGGTTTGGGCACTGGTACCTAGTCGGCTTCGATCTCGACCGCAAGGCAGAGCGCTGGTTCCGACTCAGCCGCATGACGACGCCGCCCGCCACGCAGACCGCGATCTACAGTGTTCCACCCCACTTCTCCATGTCAGCTTCCCTCGCAACACTCAATGCGGAAGCCCTTGGTCGACGGGCGACCGTCGCCGTCCGGACGGGCACCTGCCACCTTCTCCGCACGCGGCCCGGTGCCAACTCCACACCGAGAAGCGGGGGATGGGACACTCTTGAGTTCAGCTACGCCGACGAAGGAGCGGCGGCGCGCGAGATCGCTTCCTTCGGGTCGAACGCAGAGGCGCTTTCCCCTGAACCGCTCGTAGCGGAAGTACGACGCCGGCTGGACGGTGCGGCGCGGGCGCTGCGGGACGCGCCGCCGTCGTACTCTTTCGACGGGAAGGCAGCGAAGCCAGCTTCCGGAAGGCCGACCAGCTCAACCGAGGACCGACTGTTGCGGTTGCTCGACCTGGTGCCCTATCTCCTTAACCACCCCGGGGTGGAGGTGGCCGTAGCCGCCCGCGACTTCGGTATCTCTCCCGCTCAGTTGATCACGGATGTCGAGTTGATCTTCGTCAGCGGCCCGCGTTTTTATCCGGACGGCCTGATCGACATCCAGCTGGAAGACGACCGGATCCACATCAGCGACCCGCAGTTCCTCGGCGATCCGATCCGCTTCGGGCTGGATGAAGTCTGCGCGTTGCTGGTGGGGCTGGACGCCCTGATCAACCTCCCGGGCCTGCCTGACGACTCGGCGGTCCGCTCGGCACGGGAGAAGCTCCGCGCCGGTGCAGGGGACGCAGGGCGGATGAATGACTCAATCGCCACCAGGATCACGGAAGACGAAGTAGCTCCCGTCCTTGCCACGGTGCGTGCCGGAATCGAGCAGCAGAGACAGCTGCACCTCCGCTACGTCGTACCTGCCCGCGACGAGGTGACCGAGAGGTTCGTCGAGCCGCTCGGCGCATTCCTTCACCAGGATGCCTGGTATCTCGATGCCTGGTGTCACAGCGCGGGCGGCCGGCGCAACTTCCGTCTTGACCGGGTGCAGCAGGTCGAATTGACCGACCTGCCGGCCACCGCCAAAGCGGAGACGCCGTCCGCCATTTTCGATCCAACAGGCGCGCACAGCGCCGTTGTGCTCGTTCTGACACCGGGCGCGCAGTGGATCGTCGAGTCCTATGCTGCCGAACGAACTGCCACGACCGCTGACGGCAGGGTCGCCGCGGAAATCATGGTCAGCACCTCCGCCTGGCTCCCCGGACTGGTGGCGAGTCTCGGTGGCGAATGCAGCGTGGCGGAGCCGGAAACCGAGCGGGAGAGCGCTCTGCGCTTCGTCGAAGCAGCCCTGGCCGTCTACGCACCGCGCACCGGCAACTAG
- a CDS encoding ubiquitin-like protein Pup, protein MATQDQRNTGSRPEEQDEATVDPAPAPGAGQSQDSSQTEGVDDLLDEIDGVLESNAEEFVRGFVQKGGQ, encoded by the coding sequence ATGGCAACACAGGACCAGCGGAACACCGGATCGCGCCCCGAGGAGCAGGACGAGGCCACCGTCGACCCCGCGCCGGCGCCTGGCGCCGGCCAGTCGCAGGACAGCAGCCAGACCGAAGGCGTGGATGATCTTCTCGATGAAATTGATGGCGTACTGGAATCAAACGCGGAAGAGTTCGTCCGGGGATTCGTGCAGAAGGGCGGACAGTAG
- the prcA gene encoding proteasome subunit alpha, with protein sequence MTQQFYVSPEQLMKDRADFARKGIARGRSVVVLSCREGIALVAENPSPSLHKLGEIYDRIAFAAVGKYNEFESLRQAGVRYADVRGYSYDREDVTARGLASVYAQSLGAVFTAESKPFEVELAVAEVGASMTQDHIYRLTFDGSIADETGFIVMGGQADAVVEALKGRWNADQDFGEGIRAAVDSLRYDGGPNSEPRAHLGSQTLEVAVLDRSPLTTRGTVRAFRRVSNQELDVMLTPDGAAL encoded by the coding sequence ATGACTCAGCAGTTCTACGTTTCTCCCGAACAACTCATGAAGGACCGAGCCGATTTCGCGCGGAAGGGAATTGCGCGCGGCCGGTCCGTCGTCGTTCTCAGTTGCAGGGAAGGCATCGCCCTGGTCGCCGAGAATCCCTCACCCTCGCTGCACAAGCTTGGTGAGATCTACGACCGCATAGCTTTCGCTGCCGTGGGCAAGTACAACGAGTTTGAAAGCCTTCGCCAGGCCGGCGTCCGGTATGCGGACGTGCGCGGGTACTCGTATGATCGCGAGGACGTCACCGCTCGAGGCCTTGCGAGCGTCTACGCCCAGAGTCTCGGTGCGGTATTCACCGCTGAAAGCAAGCCGTTCGAGGTGGAGCTTGCTGTGGCGGAGGTTGGGGCATCCATGACCCAGGACCACATCTATCGATTGACCTTCGACGGCTCCATCGCCGATGAGACCGGCTTTATTGTGATGGGAGGTCAGGCGGACGCCGTCGTCGAAGCCCTCAAGGGCCGCTGGAACGCTGACCAGGATTTCGGTGAAGGCATCCGTGCAGCAGTCGACTCCCTGCGCTATGATGGCGGGCCAAACTCCGAGCCCAGGGCACACCTCGGATCCCAAACCCTTGAAGTCGCGGTTCTGGACCGTAGCCCGCTGACCACGCGCGGCACCGTTCGTGCATTCCGCCGCGTCAGTAACCAGGAGCTGGATGTCATGCTGACCCCCGATGGGGCGGCGCTGTAA
- the pafA gene encoding Pup--protein ligase encodes MDRRIYGIETEFGIAYSGPNSRPLSPEEVARYLFRKVVSWGRSSNVFLTNGSRLYLDVGSHPEYATAECDDVAQLIAHDRAGELILEDLIAEAQRKLAQEGYDGRVYLFKNNTDSAGNSYGSHENYLIPRKLEFSRLSDILIPFLVTRQLLVGAGKVLKTQSGSLYAFSQRADHIWEGVSSATTRSRPIINTRDEPHADAEYYRRLHVIAGDSNMSETTTLLKIASVDLILRMIEAGVIMRDFRLENPIRSIREISHDLTGKQPLKLANGRRVSALDIQREYLSRARAFVAAEGAHTPHLPRVLELWERTLDAVETGDHTLVDREIDWAIKKKLVDRYMERNNLDLDAARIAQLDLTYHDISRSRGLFFMLQARGETARVLDDVDIKAAVDIPPQTTRARLRGEFVRRAKEANRDFTVDWVHLKLNDRAQQTILCKDPFAAEDERVSALLEHL; translated from the coding sequence ATGGACCGTCGAATCTATGGAATCGAGACGGAATTCGGGATTGCCTACTCCGGTCCCAACTCGCGGCCGCTCTCGCCGGAGGAGGTGGCTCGCTATCTCTTCCGCAAGGTGGTCAGCTGGGGCCGGTCCTCGAACGTCTTCCTGACCAATGGATCACGGCTCTATCTGGACGTGGGCTCGCACCCTGAATACGCAACCGCTGAGTGCGACGACGTCGCGCAGTTGATAGCGCATGATCGTGCCGGCGAACTCATCCTTGAAGACCTGATTGCCGAGGCCCAGCGCAAGCTCGCCCAGGAGGGTTACGACGGCCGGGTCTATCTCTTCAAGAACAACACCGATTCCGCGGGCAACTCCTACGGTTCACATGAGAACTACCTCATCCCGCGCAAGCTGGAATTCTCCCGTCTGTCCGACATCCTGATCCCGTTCCTTGTGACCCGTCAGCTCCTGGTCGGAGCGGGCAAAGTCCTGAAGACGCAGTCCGGATCCCTTTACGCCTTCTCACAGCGCGCCGATCACATCTGGGAAGGTGTGTCCTCAGCAACCACCCGCTCCAGGCCGATCATCAACACCCGCGACGAGCCGCATGCCGACGCCGAGTACTACCGGCGGCTGCATGTCATCGCCGGGGACTCGAACATGTCAGAAACGACCACACTGCTGAAAATCGCGTCCGTCGATCTGATCCTGCGCATGATTGAAGCGGGCGTCATCATGCGGGACTTCCGGTTGGAGAATCCCATCCGGAGCATCCGTGAAATTTCCCACGACCTCACCGGCAAGCAACCGTTGAAGCTTGCCAACGGACGTCGTGTATCAGCGCTGGACATCCAGCGCGAGTATCTCAGCCGGGCACGCGCCTTCGTCGCCGCCGAAGGCGCCCACACTCCGCACCTTCCCCGAGTACTGGAACTATGGGAACGCACCCTCGACGCTGTTGAGACCGGCGACCACACGCTGGTGGATCGCGAAATTGACTGGGCAATCAAGAAGAAGCTCGTCGACCGCTACATGGAACGAAACAATCTCGACCTTGACGCCGCACGGATCGCACAGCTCGATCTCACTTACCACGACATCTCCCGGTCGCGGGGCCTTTTCTTCATGTTGCAGGCGCGCGGGGAAACAGCGCGGGTATTAGATGACGTCGACATCAAGGCCGCCGTGGATATCCCGCCACAGACCACCCGAGCCCGGCTGCGGGGCGAGTTCGTGCGCAGGGCAAAGGAAGCCAACCGCGACTTCACCGTCGACTGGGTGCACCTGAAACTCAACGACCGAGCGCAACAAACCATCCTGTGCAAGGACCCGTTCGCCGCTGAAGATGAGCGCGTGAGCGCTCTTCTCGAGCACCTCTAG
- a CDS encoding FKBP-type peptidyl-prolyl cis-trans isomerase codes for MRKVLAFLLPALLFLTACGGASTPADFEQESGKSAGASEILESVEVTDAGPDTAPEVEFDAPLDITDTAVRAVTEGDGEVIEAGQNLQFHLVFLNADDGSVLQNSYEAGEPQSLQLTDQLKEVDPELYEVLVGTKVGSQIAYTAPLEIPEGQETATPNQLLVLKVISAETPPAPPKKLSSEEVADLEEAGQLPTVTLDDEGVPSIEFPDNEAPADLVVKVIEEGTGEEITEADTIAANYTGWSWQGEQFDSSFERGEPSEFPLSGVIPGWTQGLSGLKEGAKVLLVIPSVMAYGDEATQGPAGPLAFYVEVVEKVPAE; via the coding sequence GTGCGCAAAGTATTAGCATTCCTGCTGCCCGCGCTGCTGTTCCTGACGGCATGCGGCGGAGCCAGCACTCCCGCGGACTTCGAACAAGAGAGCGGCAAGTCGGCTGGTGCGTCCGAAATCCTCGAATCCGTTGAGGTCACGGACGCCGGACCGGACACCGCACCTGAAGTGGAGTTCGATGCCCCGCTTGATATCACCGACACAGCAGTCCGGGCTGTCACCGAAGGCGACGGCGAGGTCATTGAGGCCGGGCAGAACCTGCAGTTCCATCTGGTCTTTCTGAACGCCGACGACGGTAGCGTCCTTCAGAATTCGTACGAGGCCGGTGAGCCGCAGTCCCTGCAGCTCACCGATCAGCTGAAAGAAGTAGACCCGGAGCTCTATGAAGTGCTCGTCGGGACGAAGGTCGGGTCGCAGATCGCTTACACCGCGCCTCTCGAAATACCCGAAGGACAAGAGACTGCGACGCCGAATCAGTTGCTCGTTCTCAAGGTCATCAGCGCTGAGACGCCCCCCGCACCGCCGAAGAAGCTTTCCTCCGAAGAAGTAGCGGACCTCGAAGAGGCCGGCCAGCTCCCTACCGTAACGCTTGATGACGAGGGCGTTCCGTCGATCGAATTCCCGGACAACGAAGCCCCGGCAGACCTCGTGGTCAAAGTCATCGAGGAAGGTACCGGCGAGGAAATCACCGAGGCCGACACCATCGCTGCGAACTACACCGGTTGGTCATGGCAGGGCGAACAGTTCGATTCCAGCTTTGAGCGCGGCGAGCCGTCCGAGTTCCCACTCAGCGGGGTTATTCCCGGATGGACCCAAGGCCTGTCCGGTCTCAAGGAAGGTGCAAAAGTTCTCCTGGTGATCCCCTCCGTCATGGCTTACGGTGACGAGGCTACGCAGGGACCGGCCGGACCGCTTGCCTTCTATGTCGAAGTCGTTGAAAAAGTACCCGCAGAGTAA
- the tatA gene encoding Sec-independent protein translocase subunit TatA: MQIQGWHILIIIALAILLFGAPKLPGLARSVGQSLRIFKSEVRQMKEENGSTDPDDSAPVEGRVVDQPRRDDAQRTNDPQHGSTRPSGPGSTSSTN; this comes from the coding sequence ATGCAGATCCAGGGTTGGCACATCCTTATCATCATCGCTCTTGCGATCCTGCTGTTTGGCGCGCCCAAACTTCCGGGTCTTGCGCGCAGCGTCGGCCAGTCGCTTCGTATCTTCAAGTCGGAAGTCCGGCAGATGAAGGAAGAAAACGGTTCCACTGACCCTGACGATTCCGCCCCGGTCGAAGGGCGAGTGGTGGATCAGCCGCGTCGTGATGATGCACAGCGGACCAATGATCCCCAGCACGGTTCCACCCGCCCCTCGGGACCGGGCAGCACGTCCTCAACCAACTGA
- a CDS encoding FKBP-type peptidyl-prolyl cis-trans isomerase — protein sequence MSFGQREYDRTKPEVDFPGDLPAELVIKDLIEGTGREAQVGDTVSAHYVGVAFSTGEEFDSSWNRGAPLDFRIGVGQVIQGWDQGIAGMKVGGRRRLEIPPHLAYGDSGAGSAIAPGESLIFVVDLMGVR from the coding sequence ATGTCTTTCGGACAGCGCGAATATGACCGCACCAAGCCAGAGGTCGATTTCCCCGGCGATCTTCCGGCGGAGCTCGTCATCAAGGATCTGATCGAAGGGACAGGCCGCGAAGCCCAGGTGGGGGATACCGTCTCCGCCCACTATGTCGGCGTGGCATTCTCCACCGGAGAGGAATTCGACTCGTCGTGGAACCGCGGCGCGCCGTTGGATTTCCGCATCGGTGTGGGTCAGGTCATCCAGGGATGGGATCAGGGTATTGCGGGTATGAAGGTCGGCGGCCGGCGCCGGCTGGAGATCCCGCCGCATCTGGCGTACGGCGATAGCGGTGCAGGCTCCGCCATCGCACCGGGAGAGTCACTGATCTTCGTCGTGGATTTGATGGGCGTCCGGTAA